Proteins from a single region of Penaeus monodon isolate SGIC_2016 chromosome 29, NSTDA_Pmon_1, whole genome shotgun sequence:
- the LOC119591679 gene encoding claw keratin-like, with the protein MKLLSMIVALAVVASCLVGWASAMPEPYALADADAEAVPDAVPKADAEADPHFGFRGFGRGYGGYGGFGRGYGGYGGFGRGFGSFGHGFW; encoded by the coding sequence CTGTCGATGATTGTGGCCCTTGCTGTGGTCGCTTCCTGCCTGGTGGGCTGGGCCAGCGCCATGCCTGAGCCTTACGCCTTAGCTGACGCCGACGCTGAAGCTGTCCCCGACGCTGTTCCTAAAGCTGACGCTGAGGCCGATCCTCACTTTGGATTTAGAGGCTTCGGAAGAGGTTATGGGGGTTACGGAGGCTTCGGAAGAGGTTATGGGGGTTACGGAGGCTTCGGAAGAGGCTTTGGGAGTTTCGGTCACGGCTTCTGGTAA